In Octopus bimaculoides isolate UCB-OBI-ISO-001 chromosome 5, ASM119413v2, whole genome shotgun sequence, a genomic segment contains:
- the LOC106878770 gene encoding CCAAT/enhancer-binding protein homolog 2: MPKKQTVMDNSMEDLKNGNGDADITSSIQEEKSGDIYKKRRLRNNIAVRKCRSKNRMKAKETIDRVTRLRKENQDLQQKIQTLNKELSFLRDLFVGHNSSMEEGHCNIDLNCPEKKNYTDHEYSVTHKTIKSE, encoded by the coding sequence ATGCCTAAAAAACAAACTGTGATGGATAATTCGATGGAGGATTTGAAGAATGGCAATGGAGATGCCGATATCACAAGTTCAATACAGGAAGAAAAATCTGGTGATATTTACAAGAAACGACGCTTACGTAACAATATTGCAGTACGCAAATGTCGCAGCAAAAATCGTATGAAGGCAAAAGAAACTATTGATAGAGTGACACGATTGCGCAAAGAAAACCAAGATCTGCAACAAAAAATACAGACTCTTAATAAAGAACTGAGTTTCTTACGGGACTTGTTTGTAGGACACAATAGTTCAATGGAAGAAGGTCATTGCAATATCGATCTCAATTgtccagagaaaaaaaattatactgaTCATGAATATTCTGTGActcacaaaacaataaaatcagagtaa